The following proteins come from a genomic window of Pseudomonas sp. J452:
- a CDS encoding DEAD/DEAH box helicase, which yields MFAQFALHERLLKAVAELNFTEPTPVQQAAIPPALEGRDLRVTAQTGSGKTAAFVLPLLNRLMGDALPRVTIRALILLPTRELAQQTLKEVERFSQFTFIKSGMITGGEDFKVQAAMLRKVPDILIGTPGRLLEHLNAGTLKLNDVEVLILDEADRMLDMGFSEDVQRLGKECSNRQQTMLFSATSGGNGLREMVASVLREPVHLKLNSVSELNEGTRQQIITADHNYHKERLVEWLLANETYQKAIIFTNTRVQADRLWGKLVAAEHKVYVLHGEKDQKDRKLAIDRIKQGGAKVLVATDVAARGLDVDGMDLVINFDMPRSGDDYVHRIGRTGRAGGEGLAISLITHSDWSLMSSIERYLKQRFERRNIKDLKGIYQGPKNLKASGKPVGPKKKKVDKKDAKKPGAKAAAPKRKPTARPNNAPSAVVSQDGLAPLKRKKPTAE from the coding sequence GTGTTCGCCCAATTCGCCCTGCATGAACGCCTGCTCAAGGCCGTCGCCGAGCTCAACTTCACCGAGCCGACGCCGGTGCAGCAAGCGGCGATTCCGCCGGCACTGGAAGGGCGCGACCTGCGGGTGACGGCGCAGACTGGCAGCGGCAAGACCGCGGCCTTCGTCCTGCCGCTGCTCAACCGCCTGATGGGCGATGCCCTGCCGCGGGTAACCATCCGTGCGCTGATCCTGCTGCCGACCCGCGAACTGGCGCAGCAGACGCTCAAGGAAGTCGAACGTTTCTCCCAGTTCACCTTCATCAAGTCGGGGATGATCACCGGCGGCGAAGACTTCAAGGTACAGGCGGCCATGCTGCGCAAGGTGCCGGACATCCTCATCGGCACTCCGGGGCGCCTGCTCGAACACCTCAACGCCGGCACCCTCAAGCTCAACGACGTGGAAGTGCTGATCCTCGACGAAGCCGACCGCATGCTCGACATGGGCTTCTCCGAAGACGTGCAGCGCCTGGGCAAGGAGTGCAGCAACCGTCAGCAGACCATGCTGTTCTCCGCCACCAGTGGCGGCAATGGCTTGCGCGAGATGGTCGCCAGCGTGCTGCGCGAGCCGGTGCACCTCAAGCTCAACAGCGTCAGCGAGCTGAACGAGGGCACCCGCCAGCAGATCATCACTGCCGACCACAACTACCACAAGGAACGGCTGGTCGAGTGGCTGCTGGCCAACGAGACCTACCAGAAGGCGATCATCTTCACCAACACCCGCGTCCAGGCCGATCGCCTGTGGGGCAAGCTGGTGGCGGCCGAGCACAAGGTGTACGTGCTGCACGGCGAGAAGGATCAGAAGGATCGCAAGCTGGCCATCGACCGCATCAAGCAGGGCGGGGCCAAGGTCCTGGTCGCTACCGACGTGGCCGCCCGTGGCCTGGATGTCGACGGTATGGATCTGGTGATCAACTTCGACATGCCGCGTTCCGGCGATGACTACGTGCACCGCATCGGTCGTACCGGGCGTGCCGGTGGCGAAGGCCTGGCGATCTCGCTGATTACCCACAGCGACTGGAGCCTGATGTCGAGCATCGAACGCTACCTCAAACAGCGTTTCGAACGGCGCAATATCAAGGACCTGAAGGGCATCTACCAGGGGCCGAAGAACCTCAAGGCCTCCGGCAAGCCGGTCGGGCCGAAGAAGAAAAAGGTCGACAAGAAGGACGCCAAGAAACCGGGCGCCAAGGCGGCCGCACCGAAGCGCAAGCCGACTGCGCGACCGAACAATGCCCCCTCCGCGGTGGTCAGCCAGGATGGCCTGGCACCGCTCAAGCGCAAGAAGCCGACGGCGGAATAA
- a CDS encoding zinc-dependent alcohol dehydrogenase family protein — protein sequence MPAIGGNEGVGRVEALGEGVSNLKVGQTVLLPVGSGTWVTHLHAAANKLIPLPDADPQQLAMMTINPPTASLLLSEFVDLKPGDWVIQNAANSGVGGYLIQLAKLRGFKTINVVRRESAIAEVKAEGGDVVLVDGPDLHKRVREATGGTPVLLGIDAIGGTATDHLAASLGEGGTLVNYGLMSGQPCQVSAASFVFRDVTLRGFWLAKWFQKATPAEQFKVFGELTQLIAAGKLKARVAATFNISQIKQAIAAAASGERGGKVLIVP from the coding sequence CTGCCGGCAATCGGCGGCAACGAAGGCGTCGGCCGCGTCGAAGCCCTGGGTGAAGGCGTGAGCAACCTCAAGGTTGGCCAGACCGTGCTGCTGCCGGTCGGTAGCGGTACCTGGGTGACCCACCTGCACGCCGCCGCCAACAAACTGATTCCGCTGCCGGACGCCGATCCGCAGCAACTGGCGATGATGACCATCAATCCACCGACCGCCTCCTTGCTGCTCAGCGAGTTTGTCGACCTCAAGCCTGGCGACTGGGTGATCCAGAACGCGGCCAACTCGGGCGTCGGTGGCTACCTGATCCAGCTGGCCAAGCTGCGCGGCTTCAAGACCATCAACGTGGTGCGCCGCGAGTCGGCCATCGCCGAGGTCAAGGCCGAAGGCGGTGATGTGGTACTGGTGGATGGTCCGGACCTGCACAAGCGGGTACGCGAAGCCACTGGCGGCACCCCGGTACTCCTGGGTATCGATGCCATTGGCGGCACGGCCACCGACCACCTGGCCGCCTCCCTTGGCGAAGGCGGCACTCTGGTCAACTACGGTTTGATGAGCGGCCAGCCGTGCCAGGTTTCGGCCGCCTCGTTCGTCTTCCGCGACGTGACCCTGCGCGGCTTCTGGCTGGCCAAGTGGTTCCAGAAGGCCACCCCGGCCGAGCAGTTCAAGGTCTTCGGCGAGCTGACCCAACTGATCGCTGCCGGCAAGCTCAAGGCACGCGTCGCCGCCACCTTCAATATCAGCCAGATCAAGCAGGCCATTGCCGCAGCCGCCAGTGGCGAACGCGGCGGAAAAGTCCTGATCGTTCCCTGA
- a CDS encoding substrate-binding periplasmic protein yields MLLASGVMAEPLHIGFGTHKPPYIFENEARGLEYDIVAAAVSAAGFTLEARYAPMERLHLALRRGELDGIATTNPQSGIEAYYSVPYIHYHNAAVALSARGYRISSIAELANYSISTFQRARFLLGPEFQAMAEANPRYREEAQQINRNRLLYSGRIDVVVGDSRILRYFNREVAEQVDTTQPLTWYMLLPATPYSVGFRLDEQRERFELGLATIRANGEYLRIEQRYADY; encoded by the coding sequence ATGCTGCTGGCATCCGGCGTAATGGCCGAGCCGCTACACATCGGTTTCGGCACGCACAAACCGCCTTACATCTTCGAGAATGAAGCACGCGGCCTGGAGTACGACATCGTCGCCGCGGCGGTGAGCGCCGCGGGCTTTACCCTGGAAGCACGCTACGCGCCGATGGAGCGCCTGCACCTGGCGCTGCGCCGGGGCGAGCTGGACGGCATCGCTACGACCAATCCGCAGAGCGGTATCGAGGCCTACTACTCGGTGCCCTATATCCACTATCACAACGCGGCGGTGGCCTTGTCCGCGCGCGGCTATCGAATCAGCAGTATCGCCGAGCTGGCGAATTACTCGATCAGCACCTTCCAGCGTGCCCGTTTTCTATTGGGGCCGGAGTTTCAGGCCATGGCCGAAGCCAATCCGCGCTATCGCGAGGAGGCCCAGCAGATCAACCGTAACCGTCTGCTCTACAGTGGCCGCATCGATGTGGTGGTGGGGGACTCGCGGATCCTGCGCTATTTCAATCGCGAAGTGGCCGAGCAGGTCGATACCACTCAGCCGCTGACCTGGTACATGTTGCTGCCGGCGACACCCTATAGCGTTGGTTTTCGCCTGGACGAGCAGCGCGAGCGTTTCGAACTCGGCCTGGCGACGATACGGGCCAATGGTGAGTATCTGCGGATCGAGCAACGCTACGCCGACTACTGA
- a CDS encoding rRNA pseudouridine synthase — MSEPERLSKRLTQQLPCSRREAELYIENGWVTVDGRVVEEPQFKVRDETIALLPGAVAETLPPVTIILHKPAGLGCGMGANSVQQLLTLANQMENDASGIRPLQRHFTRLDMLTPLETDASGLLVFSQNRSVIRLLKDDADQLEHEYVVEVGGEMVGNGLKRLAFGLSYKGVTLAPCKVSWQSENRLRFAIKATQPGQIRFMCESVGLQLVGIRRLRIGRTGMAKLPVGQWRYLGPNEKF, encoded by the coding sequence ATGAGCGAACCCGAGCGCCTGTCCAAACGCCTGACCCAACAGCTGCCCTGCTCGCGCCGCGAGGCGGAGCTGTATATCGAGAACGGCTGGGTCACCGTCGACGGGCGCGTGGTGGAAGAGCCGCAGTTCAAGGTGCGCGACGAAACCATCGCCCTGCTGCCCGGCGCCGTGGCGGAAACCCTGCCGCCGGTGACCATCATCCTGCACAAGCCCGCCGGCCTGGGCTGCGGCATGGGGGCCAACTCCGTACAGCAACTGCTGACACTGGCCAACCAGATGGAAAACGATGCCAGCGGCATTCGCCCGTTGCAGCGCCATTTCACCCGCCTGGACATGCTCACCCCACTGGAAACCGATGCCAGCGGCCTGCTGGTGTTCAGCCAGAACCGCTCGGTGATCCGCCTGCTCAAGGACGACGCCGACCAGCTGGAACACGAATACGTGGTCGAGGTCGGCGGCGAGATGGTCGGCAACGGCCTCAAGCGCCTGGCCTTCGGTCTCAGCTACAAGGGTGTGACGCTGGCCCCGTGCAAGGTCAGCTGGCAGAGCGAAAACCGCCTGCGCTTCGCCATCAAGGCGACCCAGCCGGGACAGATCCGCTTCATGTGCGAAAGCGTCGGCCTGCAGCTGGTGGGAATTCGTCGCCTGCGTATCGGCCGCACCGGCATGGCCAAGCTGCCGGTTGGCCAGTGGCGCTATCTGGGGCCGAACGAGAAGTTCTAA
- a CDS encoding PQQ-dependent sugar dehydrogenase, with protein sequence MVRNFLLSLLLGLPLLTLADVEESELGVLQLHEVVRGLEHPWSVAFLPDAQGSLITERPGRLRWLDAKGRLSAPLAGVPPVFAVGQGGLLDVVLSPDFARDRLVYLSYAEAAASGDLAGTAVGRARLADDGRSLEQFQVIFRQAPKLSSGIHFGSRLVFDRQGLLFITLGENNQRATAQELDKLQGKLVRIQADGRVPADNPFVGRAGARAEIWSYGHRNPQGAALNPWTGQLWLHEHGPRGGDEINIPQAGKNYGWPLATHGVNYSFLPIPEAEGERVAGTEPPLHVWEKSPALSGMAFYSAERFPAWQHSLFIGALAGQALIRLQLDGDQVVHEERLLTERGWRIRDVRQGPDGYLYLLTDEADGKLLRLGLRP encoded by the coding sequence ATGGTCAGAAATTTCCTGCTCAGCCTGCTCCTGGGCTTGCCACTGCTGACGCTGGCGGATGTGGAGGAGAGCGAACTGGGCGTGCTGCAGCTGCACGAAGTGGTGCGTGGCCTGGAGCATCCCTGGAGCGTGGCTTTTCTACCGGATGCTCAGGGCAGCCTGATCACCGAGCGGCCGGGGCGCCTGCGCTGGCTGGATGCCAAGGGGCGGCTGTCGGCGCCGCTCGCCGGTGTGCCGCCGGTATTCGCGGTGGGCCAGGGCGGCTTGCTGGATGTCGTGCTGTCGCCAGACTTTGCTCGCGATCGGCTGGTCTATCTCAGCTATGCCGAGGCCGCTGCCAGTGGCGACTTGGCCGGTACGGCTGTGGGGCGCGCGCGCCTGGCGGACGATGGGCGCAGCCTGGAGCAGTTCCAGGTGATTTTTCGCCAGGCGCCCAAGCTGTCCAGTGGCATTCACTTTGGCTCGCGCCTGGTGTTCGATCGCCAGGGGCTGCTGTTCATCACTTTGGGCGAGAACAACCAGCGCGCTACCGCCCAGGAGCTCGACAAGTTGCAGGGCAAGCTGGTGCGCATCCAGGCGGATGGCCGGGTGCCGGCCGACAACCCCTTTGTCGGACGGGCCGGGGCGCGGGCGGAAATCTGGTCCTACGGCCACCGCAACCCTCAAGGTGCGGCGCTCAATCCCTGGACGGGCCAGCTGTGGCTGCATGAGCACGGTCCGCGCGGCGGTGACGAGATCAATATTCCCCAGGCCGGCAAGAACTACGGCTGGCCTTTGGCGACCCACGGCGTCAACTACAGCTTCCTGCCGATCCCGGAAGCCGAGGGGGAGCGAGTGGCCGGTACGGAGCCGCCGCTGCATGTCTGGGAAAAGTCGCCGGCGCTTTCGGGTATGGCGTTTTATTCGGCCGAGCGCTTCCCGGCCTGGCAGCACAGTCTGTTCATTGGTGCCCTGGCCGGGCAGGCGCTGATCCGCCTGCAGCTCGATGGCGACCAGGTGGTGCATGAGGAGCGCTTGCTGACGGAGCGCGGCTGGCGCATCCGCGACGTGCGCCAGGGCCCGGACGGCTATCTCTATCTGCTCACCGACGAGGCGGACGGCAAATTGCTACGCCTGGGGCTGCGGCCCTAG
- a CDS encoding COG3650 family protein — translation MSPARSLLFVLVPLFAGCQVFKQPEPPLPMQRLQGELSAGTSGLQFRPCGEQRQFSISNDGSTDIVREAAELLADGPGPLFADVSGQLGASSLEGADGQLLLSEVYRIQREGPACNEAGFQRLLLRANGHEPDWSINVTGKGLALLRPGQPALALPYLEEALPDGRFSLSSEANGQRLDLWVAPQRCTDSMSGTVQHLSAELRLDGQIYRGCGSFGGARNR, via the coding sequence ATGTCGCCTGCCCGTTCCCTGTTGTTCGTCCTCGTGCCGCTGTTCGCCGGTTGCCAGGTATTCAAGCAGCCTGAGCCACCGCTGCCCATGCAGCGTCTGCAGGGTGAGCTGAGCGCCGGCACTAGCGGCCTGCAGTTCCGTCCCTGCGGCGAGCAACGTCAGTTCAGCATCAGCAACGACGGCAGTACCGACATCGTGCGCGAAGCGGCAGAGCTGCTCGCCGACGGCCCCGGCCCGCTGTTCGCCGATGTCAGTGGCCAGCTCGGCGCCAGTTCGCTAGAGGGTGCCGATGGTCAGCTGCTGCTCAGCGAGGTGTACCGCATCCAGCGCGAAGGCCCGGCCTGCAACGAAGCCGGCTTCCAGCGCCTGCTTCTGCGCGCCAATGGCCATGAGCCGGACTGGAGCATCAACGTCACCGGCAAGGGCCTGGCCTTGCTGCGCCCCGGCCAGCCGGCGCTCGCCCTGCCCTATCTGGAAGAAGCACTGCCAGACGGGCGCTTCAGCCTGAGCAGCGAAGCCAACGGCCAGCGCCTGGACCTGTGGGTCGCCCCGCAACGCTGCACCGACAGCATGAGCGGCACGGTGCAGCACCTGAGCGCCGAGCTGCGCCTGGACGGACAGATCTACCGCGGCTGCGGCTCGTTCGGCGGCGCGCGTAACCGCTAG
- a CDS encoding YceH family protein, translating to MSSEADTTPGIDPLSAIEARILGCLIEKQATTPETYPLTVNAVVLACNQKTSREPLMNLTEGQVGQGLRSLEGRGLSRLVMGGRADRWEQRADKTLELVKPQVALIGLLLLRGPQTLNELLTRSNRLFQFDDVAEVQHQLERLAARGLAFLLPRQSGQREDRYMHLLGEPADLDALLAARSQADSAPRSSGVDDSRIAELEARVTALEERLARLEG from the coding sequence ATGTCCAGCGAAGCCGATACCACCCCGGGCATTGACCCGCTCAGCGCCATCGAGGCGCGCATCCTCGGTTGCCTGATCGAGAAACAGGCCACCACGCCGGAAACCTACCCACTCACCGTGAATGCCGTGGTCCTGGCCTGCAACCAGAAGACCAGCCGCGAGCCGTTGATGAACCTCACCGAAGGCCAGGTCGGCCAGGGCCTGCGCAGCCTCGAAGGACGCGGCCTGAGTCGCCTGGTGATGGGCGGCCGTGCCGACCGCTGGGAGCAGCGGGCGGACAAGACCCTGGAACTGGTCAAACCGCAGGTGGCGCTGATCGGCCTGCTGCTGTTGCGCGGCCCGCAGACCCTCAACGAATTGCTCACGCGCAGCAACCGCCTGTTCCAGTTCGATGATGTCGCCGAAGTGCAGCACCAGTTGGAGCGCCTGGCGGCCCGCGGCCTGGCATTTCTGCTGCCGCGTCAGTCCGGTCAGCGCGAGGATCGCTACATGCACCTGCTCGGAGAGCCAGCCGATCTGGACGCCCTGCTGGCTGCCCGTAGCCAGGCCGACAGCGCGCCGCGCAGCAGTGGCGTGGACGACAGCCGCATCGCCGAACTGGAAGCCCGGGTGACGGCGCTGGAAGAGCGCCTGGCGCGTCTGGAAGGCTGA
- a CDS encoding thermostable hemolysin, whose product MHHPEWNTVFPLHFGADPQCQSSLCLVGEQDQQRAAYQHFIQQRFNEAHGARVSHFMPELLGLRTPQAELTAVCGARLARSEELFLEQYLQAPVESVIARLAERPVSRSEIVEVGNLAAISPGNARLIIIAMTCLLARRGLQWVVFTGAASLINSFRRLGLEPLRLCEADPQRLGEQQHAWGQYYAQRPQVFAGNIQLGYRQLCEQGVLQRLGFFLCEDASHAA is encoded by the coding sequence ATGCATCACCCCGAGTGGAATACCGTCTTCCCGCTGCACTTCGGTGCCGATCCGCAGTGCCAATCCAGCCTCTGCCTGGTGGGCGAGCAGGATCAGCAGCGTGCGGCTTACCAGCACTTCATCCAGCAGCGCTTCAACGAAGCCCATGGCGCCCGGGTCAGCCACTTCATGCCCGAACTGCTCGGCCTGCGCACGCCCCAGGCAGAGCTGACCGCCGTCTGTGGCGCACGCCTGGCCCGTAGCGAAGAGCTGTTTCTCGAGCAGTACCTGCAGGCGCCGGTGGAGAGCGTGATCGCCCGCCTGGCCGAGCGTCCGGTCAGTCGCAGTGAGATCGTCGAAGTCGGCAACCTGGCCGCGATCAGCCCCGGCAATGCACGCCTGATCATCATCGCCATGACCTGCCTGCTGGCCCGTCGTGGCCTGCAATGGGTGGTGTTCACCGGCGCCGCAAGCCTGATCAACAGCTTCCGCCGTCTGGGTCTGGAACCGCTGCGCCTGTGCGAGGCCGACCCGCAGCGTCTCGGCGAGCAGCAGCATGCCTGGGGCCAGTACTACGCGCAGCGGCCCCAGGTGTTTGCCGGCAATATCCAGCTTGGCTACCGCCAGCTGTGCGAGCAGGGCGTGCTGCAGCGCCTGGGTTTTTTCCTCTGTGAGGATGCCTCCCATGCAGCCTGA
- a CDS encoding AMP-binding protein — translation MQPELQHLRNALQRHAETQPQRLALWGDSVRVDYQSLLQEVQRCEALLRMQGVKVFALALENGTEAVLWDLAGLFAGIACVILPPFFSPAQRAHCLQQSRATLVIAEDSMTEELQSCGYQHDGLFWRLSADADSSHLPAGTAKITYTSGTTGTPKGVCLSAEAMLRVARELEDVSRSSAPQHYLAVLPLAVLLENLGIYAALLAGATLSVPSQRQLGIQGASGVDWSRLLGLLMVRGAQSLILVPQLLLGLVSAIERGAVPASGFRFIAVGGAKVSPDLLQRAARVGLPVYEGYGLSECASVVCLNRPEARRPGSVGKPLSHVQVRLAEDGEVLVSGSTLLGYLGEPAWAGAWWPTGDIGEFDADGYLYLRGRKKHQFTTSFGRNVNPEWVEAELTQRGAIAQAFVQGESLPRNVALLWPFDPSCPDSVLEAAVQAANAGLPDYARVGRWLRLEQPFSPANGLLTANGRPRRDAILAHYGELFSESLTA, via the coding sequence ATGCAGCCTGAATTGCAGCACCTGCGCAACGCTCTGCAGCGCCATGCCGAGACGCAACCCCAGCGCCTGGCCTTGTGGGGCGACAGTGTGCGCGTGGATTACCAGAGCCTGCTGCAGGAAGTTCAGCGCTGTGAAGCCTTGCTGCGCATGCAGGGGGTCAAGGTTTTCGCCCTGGCCCTGGAAAACGGCACCGAGGCGGTGCTCTGGGACCTGGCGGGGCTGTTTGCCGGGATCGCCTGCGTGATCCTGCCGCCGTTCTTCAGTCCGGCCCAGCGTGCCCACTGCCTGCAACAGAGTCGGGCGACCCTGGTGATTGCCGAAGACAGCATGACCGAGGAGTTGCAGAGCTGCGGTTATCAGCACGACGGCCTGTTCTGGCGCCTGTCGGCAGACGCAGACAGCAGCCATCTGCCCGCCGGTACGGCCAAGATCACCTACACCTCCGGTACCACGGGCACGCCCAAGGGCGTGTGCCTGAGTGCCGAGGCCATGCTGCGCGTGGCCCGTGAGCTGGAGGACGTCAGCCGCAGCAGTGCGCCGCAGCATTACCTGGCGGTACTGCCGCTGGCCGTACTGCTGGAAAACCTCGGCATCTACGCCGCCTTGCTGGCCGGCGCCACGCTCAGTGTGCCGTCGCAACGCCAGCTGGGCATCCAGGGCGCCAGCGGCGTCGATTGGTCGCGCCTGCTCGGCCTGTTGATGGTACGCGGCGCGCAAAGCCTGATCCTGGTGCCGCAACTGCTGCTCGGCCTGGTCAGCGCCATCGAGCGCGGCGCCGTGCCGGCCAGTGGTTTCCGTTTTATTGCGGTGGGCGGCGCCAAGGTCTCGCCGGACCTGCTACAGCGTGCTGCCCGCGTCGGCCTGCCGGTGTATGAAGGTTACGGCCTGTCCGAGTGCGCCTCGGTGGTCTGCCTCAATCGTCCCGAAGCCAGACGCCCCGGCAGCGTCGGCAAGCCGCTCAGCCATGTGCAGGTACGCCTGGCCGAAGACGGCGAAGTGCTGGTCAGCGGCTCGACCCTGCTCGGCTACCTGGGCGAGCCGGCCTGGGCCGGCGCGTGGTGGCCCACCGGCGATATCGGCGAATTCGATGCCGATGGCTACCTCTACCTGCGCGGCCGTAAGAAGCACCAGTTCACCACCAGCTTCGGCCGCAACGTCAACCCGGAATGGGTGGAAGCCGAGCTGACCCAGCGCGGCGCCATCGCCCAGGCCTTCGTGCAGGGCGAGAGCCTGCCGCGCAACGTCGCGCTGCTCTGGCCCTTCGACCCGAGTTGCCCGGACAGCGTGCTGGAAGCGGCCGTGCAGGCGGCCAATGCCGGCTTGCCGGACTACGCCCGAGTCGGCCGCTGGCTACGCCTGGAACAACCCTTTAGCCCCGCCAATGGCCTGCTCACGGCCAATGGCCGGCCCCGTCGCGACGCCATCCTGGCGCACTACGGCGAACTCTTTTCCGAATCCTTAACCGCATGA
- a CDS encoding TenA family transcriptional regulator, with protein MKFFDELQAATAQERQTLFSLPVIQDALAGQVSLDSYIAFLTQAYYHVRHTVPLLMACGARLPARLEWLRQAVCEYIEEEYGHEQWILNDIAACGGDAEAVRNGQPSAAIELMVSYLYDTIARGNPVALFGMVNVLEGTSIALASQAAGTIQSRLGLPKEAFSYLFSHGALDIGHMETYRGLMDRLDCADDKAAVIHASQMVYRLYTDMFRGLPRSSEVQHAAA; from the coding sequence ATGAAATTCTTCGACGAACTGCAAGCCGCCACCGCCCAAGAGCGCCAGACCCTGTTCAGCCTGCCGGTGATCCAGGATGCCCTGGCCGGCCAGGTCAGCCTGGACAGCTACATCGCCTTCCTGACTCAGGCCTATTACCACGTACGTCACACCGTGCCGCTGCTGATGGCCTGCGGTGCGCGCCTGCCGGCTCGCCTGGAATGGCTGCGCCAGGCCGTGTGCGAATACATCGAGGAGGAGTACGGCCATGAGCAGTGGATCCTCAACGATATCGCTGCCTGCGGTGGCGACGCCGAAGCGGTGCGCAACGGCCAGCCGTCCGCGGCCATCGAGCTGATGGTCAGCTACCTCTACGACACCATCGCCCGTGGCAACCCGGTCGCGCTGTTCGGCATGGTCAACGTGCTGGAAGGCACCAGCATCGCCTTGGCCAGCCAGGCCGCCGGCACCATCCAGAGTCGCCTGGGGCTGCCCAAGGAAGCCTTCAGCTACCTGTTCTCCCACGGCGCCCTGGACATCGGCCACATGGAGACCTATCGCGGCCTGATGGACCGGCTGGACTGTGCGGACGACAAGGCAGCGGTGATCCACGCCAGCCAAATGGTCTATCGCCTGTATACCGACATGTTCCGCGGCCTGCCGCGTAGCAGCGAGGTGCAGCATGCGGCTGCCTGA
- a CDS encoding SDR family oxidoreductase — protein MRLPECRALLTGASGGIGLALAEQLCAGGAQVLAVSRQGQALEELARRYPKQLRRIEADLTSLAGRQAVVEAARSLGGLNLVINAAGVNRFALLEQLDDQEIAEMLGLNLVATVQLTRALLPLLRQQRQALLVNVGSIYGSIGYAGYATYCASKFALRGFSEALRREVADTGVGVLYVAPRATRTRMNSAAAVALNSALKVSMDAPEQVAAEVLKAIVGDRSELYLGWPEKFFVRLNGLWPGVVDKALRKQLPLIRQFSNKESHL, from the coding sequence ATGCGGCTGCCTGAATGTCGCGCGTTGCTTACCGGCGCCAGTGGCGGCATCGGCCTGGCGCTGGCTGAGCAGCTCTGCGCCGGCGGCGCCCAGGTGCTCGCCGTGTCCCGCCAGGGGCAGGCGCTGGAGGAACTGGCGCGGCGCTATCCCAAGCAGCTGCGGCGGATCGAGGCCGACTTGACCAGCCTGGCTGGGCGCCAGGCGGTGGTCGAGGCGGCGCGCAGCTTGGGCGGCCTCAACCTGGTGATCAATGCTGCCGGGGTCAACCGCTTCGCCCTGCTGGAGCAGCTGGATGACCAGGAAATCGCCGAGATGCTCGGCCTCAACCTGGTCGCCACCGTACAGCTGACCCGCGCCCTGTTGCCGCTGCTGCGTCAGCAGCGCCAGGCCCTGCTGGTCAACGTCGGTTCGATCTACGGCTCGATCGGCTACGCCGGCTATGCCACCTACTGCGCCAGCAAGTTCGCCCTGCGCGGCTTCTCCGAGGCGCTGCGCCGGGAAGTGGCGGACACCGGCGTGGGCGTGCTCTACGTCGCCCCGCGCGCCACCCGTACCCGCATGAACAGCGCCGCCGCGGTGGCGCTCAATTCGGCGCTCAAGGTGAGCATGGACGCACCGGAGCAGGTGGCTGCCGAAGTGTTGAAAGCCATCGTCGGCGACCGCAGCGAGCTGTATCTCGGCTGGCCGGAAAAATTCTTCGTCCGCCTCAACGGCCTATGGCCCGGGGTGGTCGACAAGGCCCTGCGCAAGCAGCTGCCGCTGATTCGTCAATTCAGCAACAAGGAGTCTCATCTATGA
- a CDS encoding response regulator produces MRLLLVEDDKALGEGLRLGLRQEGYTVDWLQDGASAVHALLSESFDLLVLDLGLPRLSGIQVLQQLRKSGSALPVLILTARDATEDRIAGLDAGADDYLIKPFDLDELKARLRALLRRSAGRAEVRIEHAGVCLDPSSQQVTYLGKAVPMTPKEYLLLHELLSQPGKVLTRERLAQSLYGWDEEAESNTLEVHIHHLRKKLFNNLIRTVRGVGYLVEEQP; encoded by the coding sequence ATGCGTTTACTGTTGGTCGAGGATGACAAGGCGCTGGGTGAGGGCCTGCGCCTGGGTTTGCGTCAGGAAGGCTACACGGTGGATTGGCTGCAGGACGGCGCCAGTGCGGTGCATGCTCTGCTCAGCGAGAGCTTCGACCTGCTGGTGCTCGACCTCGGCCTGCCGCGCCTGAGTGGTATCCAGGTGCTGCAGCAGCTGCGCAAGAGCGGTTCGGCGCTGCCGGTGCTAATCCTCACGGCGCGTGACGCCACCGAGGACCGCATCGCCGGGTTGGATGCTGGCGCCGACGACTACCTGATCAAACCCTTCGACCTCGATGAGCTCAAGGCCCGCTTGCGCGCCTTGCTGCGACGTAGTGCCGGGCGCGCGGAAGTGCGCATCGAGCATGCCGGGGTCTGTCTCGATCCGTCTTCGCAGCAGGTCACCTACCTGGGCAAGGCCGTGCCGATGACGCCCAAGGAATACCTGCTGCTGCATGAGCTGCTGTCGCAGCCGGGCAAGGTGCTGACCCGCGAACGCCTGGCCCAGTCGCTCTACGGATGGGACGAGGAAGCCGAGAGCAATACCCTGGAAGTGCATATCCATCACCTGCGCAAGAAGCTGTTCAACAATCTGATCCGCACTGTGCGCGGGGTCGGCTACCTGGTGGAAGAGCAGCCATGA